The segment AGGCCGGGATGACGTCCTTGGCGAACATCTCCATGCTGGAGCGGATGAGATGCGGCGCGAGGCCGGACATCGCCATGCCGCACACCAGGTGCGTGACGCGACCGCGCTTGACGTAGTCGGCGATCATGTCGCGCACGTCGGACGGCGTGCCGACCATGGCCGGTTCGCCGAACACGTCGAACTGCTGCTTCTTGATGATTTCATCAACGCTCGGAATGCCGATGATGGCGGCATCGTCGCCGGGCTTGTCGTTGGCTTCGGCAAACCACTTCGCGTAGCAGCTGGCGGTGTAGTGCAGCGACTGCGCGCAGGTTTCCCAGGCCTGGTCGCGGCTCTTGGCCACGTGCACCCAGCGCAGCTGCGCGGTCGAGTATTCCTGCGGATTGCGGCCGGCCGCGACCAGGCAGTTGTCGTAATGCTCGACCAGCGCCGGCGGACCGACCACCTGGAAGTGGAAGCCCATCTTGGCGGCGCGCTCGATGGCCTTGGGCGCGATGGCGCCGATCCAGATCGGCGGGTGGGGCTGC is part of the Pseudomonadota bacterium genome and harbors:
- a CDS encoding LLM class flavin-dependent oxidoreductase, with product MNLRFGLLWPFRNPSFNRVPWQDLYRSHLDLIVDSEAMGYDNAWLTEHHFVDDGYSPSLLPIAAGIATRTSRIRIGTFLILLPLHNPVRVAEDTATVDLMSNGRFDLGVGLGYRRQEFADQGISHTERGARLNEGIALIQRLLSDEEVTFDGKFSHLNKIRIVPPALQQPHPPIWIGAIAPKAIERAAKMGFHFQVVGPPALVEHYDNCLVAAGRNPQEYSTAQLRWVHVAKSRDQAWETCAQSLHYTASCYAKWFAEANDKPGDDAAIIGIPSVDEIIKKQQFDVFGEPAMVGTPSDVRDMIADYVKRGRVTHLVCGMAMSGLAPHLIRSSMEMFAKDVIPAFRK